The nucleotide sequence ttttataaagctTGTAAAGTAATTGCTTAATATTGAATGCAAATGatttacatacactgtattgccaaaagttttgggacatccctccaaatcattgaattcaggtgttgtttttcagggttgggcttggccccttagttccagttaaaggaactcttaatgcttcaacataccaagacattctggacaatttcatgctcccaactttgtggaaacggtttggggatgaccccttcctgtttcaacatgactgtacaccagtgcacaaagcactgacatcAAAATGAGTGtattgagcgagtttggtgtggaggaacttgactgtcctgaccataacctgatagaacacctttgggatgaattagagtggagactgtgagccaggccttcttgtccaacatcagtgcctgaactcacaaatgcgcttctagaggaatggtcaagaattcccataaacacactcctaaaccttgtggaaagaagacttgaagctgttataggtgcaaagtgcgggccaactccatattaaattcatgtatcccagacatcccagttttggcctggctcaccatctccgctctaattcatcccaaaggtgttccatcaggtGTAGGACAGTCAAGCTTCTCCATgttcgctcatccatgtctttatggaccttgctttgtgcactggtgtacagtcatgttggaacaggaaggggtcatccccaaactcttcccataaagttgggagcatgaaattatccaacttgtcttggtatgctgaagcattaagagttcctttcactggaactaaggggctgagcccaacccctgaaaaacaacacctgaatacaatgatttggaggggtgtcccaaaacgtttggcaatatagtgtatgtttccATAATCTGTGGGTTATTATAGtggttttcaacctgcctatgTTTTGCTTTTCAGGAACAGTCTGGGTTTACTCCATATATCCTCCAAACTACAATTCCTCAGCCGTGGGACACTACTGTCAGAGGACTCTTTACCTTTTTGCCTTTTGGTTCAATATCCTGTGCTTTTTGTCTGTGCTTGTTACGATACCTTGTTGCATATGTTATttcgtgtatgagtgtgttagacGTGCATACTCTCCATAAAATATGACTTAAAATGGAGATAATATCCTGCTTGGGTTAGCATTTAAAATTCTTGTAGTATTTACTCAAACACATGGGCAAAAACGGATACGCTTTCATCCATTACctccattgtgttttattttgaattgtTTTCAAGTACCTGAACATTACACCGCTACTTACCGCTACACCGCCCATTGATCCAGTAGGCGCCTTTGGCAATGACGTAATCAGTGTTCGGTTAATGGCGAGTAGGAATAGAACATCCCCTTGTATGCGCGTAAACAGTTTTTTCTCTCTAAATTCTCATATATAACGCGTCCTGCTCTTTAAGAAGCGATGGCCGGTAAGTACAAGTTTAATGTTAACAAGAAGGGAAGGTTTACTTCCTGCACATTCCTCAGGCCTGTATATATCCGGTGTCTGAGATAACTTGATCAGCAATGTCCGCTGTCTCGGTCTTTGGTTTAAAAATGAACTTTATTAAAGGTAATATCTAATCTATTATAGGGTTATATATATTAGGTTTTCTATATGATGAGCTTTTAACATAAAATTCATACTGTACAAGAATAAAAGCTTACTTTGAGCTGTTCGGCTGTCAGGACTGTCAGTTACAGTGGACTGTGTCCTGAACACTCGGGTACAATGGGCTGTGTTCCAAACCCCTCAATTACAGGGGGACCTGCCTTTAACCCCTCAATTACAGGGGGACCTGCCTTTAACCCCTCAATTACAGGGAGCTGTGCCCTAAACCCCTCAATTACAGGGAGTTGTGCCTTAAACCCTCAGTTACGGGGGATGTGTCCTACATTTACTTTGCTGAACGCTACTTAAGAATCACTATTGTAATGTTGTTAGCACTACTGTAACTCACACTGATATTGTTTTAAGGAATACTGACTAGAGCTAAAGACTGTTGCATTTTGTGCATAAAATAGTCAAAAATCTAAacagtttctgtttctctttgtgTAGGCTGCTGCTTAACATAGTTTTGGTGAATAAATGTGAATTGTATCTACAAACTAAATTTCCTTACTAGGGTACATGTACAGTTTTTTGTTCGGATGAGATGTTATGTAATGTAAACATGTacatgtaatgtaaaaaaaaaaaagaagtgagtTTTGATTTGTCTTTAAAATAAAGCAGTGTCATATACACCCGCAGAGCACCTTATCTgtacactaactcactcatgcAGTTATCTTATTAGCCAATCATATGTCAGCAGTGCAATACATAAAATCCTTCAGATTCAGGCCAGCAGCTTCAACCCCATCAGATTctacttctgtcagccaagaaagctgaggctgcagcgGCCACAGAGACCTTGTGTCAACAGTCAAGCCTGATGGAAGTGGTGTAGAGAATGTCTTCACACTTTGAGCCTGTTAATACAAATCAATCCTCACTTGAATGCCACAGACTAATTGAGTATTATTGCTGAATCATGTGAATCCCTTCATGGCCACATGGTTTTCTAAGGACTACTTTCAGAATGATAATGCACCAAGGAACAAAGCAAAagtcatctcaaactggtttcatgaacatatgttcagtgttcttcagtgaCCTTCCCAGTTACTAGATCTGAATTTAgtagaacaccattgggatgtggtagaacaggagattcacagcatgaatgTCCTGCTGAAAATTCTGCAGGATGTGgaatccatcatcatcatgtggaatccatgccatgaagaactgaggttgtgttcctaataaagttctTAGTTTGTGCATTATTTAAGCATTTGTTGTTTAATGTTCACGTCTCATCAAGTTGCAGAACTGGTGGCAAAATGCTTGCAGGCACGAGACATGGCTTATTGTCCCTATAGCCAGTTCCCGGTGGGTGCTGCTATTTTGACATCTGGAGGTGCCATAATCACAGGTATGCATGTATGGGTGATGGTTCGGAACTTTCAGTTCTTAACTGCAataatcacattttatacacGTGGGAAAACTGAAGTATGTAGTACTACTGACCTCTAGGACTGGAACTGTCTATGCTTTATATAGACCAAGTTCATATTAATGGTTTATCAGCTGTCTGGATCTATTCTGAcatgcactgtgtgtatgtgtttgtatcagGCTGCAATGTAGAGAATGCTTCTTACGGCCTTACGGTTTGTGCAGAGCGAACAGCCATACAGAGAGCTGTAGCTGAGGGACACAGAAGTTTCACAGCTATAGCAGTCACATGGTACATTTCATGCTTTTCAACCTGAACCATTGTCATACTTacttattaaatgtttatgttcaCATTATTAAACATTTGCTTTTGCTTTCCCTCAGTGATATTAAAGATAGCTTTGTGGGACCCTGTGGAGCCTGTCGACAGGTGCTAATGGAGGTAAGGTCCACTTGTTCATGTATTCATGTGTAAAGTACTGCAGTAAACATTAGCTCAAATCTTACATATCATATAttgcatttattcatctttcttCCTCTCAGTTTGGTTCAGAATGGGACATTTACCTGACTAAGCCTGATGGATCCTATAAGAAGACAAGTCTGAGAGAGTTGCTGCCCTCAGCATTCAGTCCAGCTCACCTGGCAAAAAACAGCAattaaaacaatatattttaGACTGCTAAAAGTTGCAAGAGCAAGTGGTTTTCAACTCCTGTGCAGGTGGGAGCTGTTGATCAGATCTGAACCCCTTGGGGTGAAGAAAAGGTCAGGGACCATGTCAGGGACCACCATGACCACGTTTCTTCTATCATCTTCAGGAAATGCTGTATTCCAGTACAAGTCACTGTGGTTTAAAtgactaatttatttatattgtggggaaaaaattaaGCACATTAGGAAATACCGTGGGTAGAtgcaaaaaacaataaatgtgtGAAAATAACTGTGCTTGATCTTTTCTGGTCGAAGGACTGATCGTTTTTTGCAAGACTGGGAAAAAGAACGCTGCACAAACATTTACGCTACATCCTTAATCAAACCCTTTGTGATGTAAATCAAATACctgcttttttgtttgcttttgatATTTCTTTTGAGAAGCAGAACTAAAAATGTTCATGTCCTCAGGTATTATCATTAAATTAGATCTATAATAATTACCATTTGGTAACAACAATGAACTGTTAAAATAactaataaattattaacacCTATGAAAGTTGTGCTGTACTGTGTAACCCCTATGTGCTGTACTGGTACTGAATCAGAAGATGAGCCACAAGAGGGCGCAACGAGAACAAAGTGGAGTAGAATTTAGGTATTGTTAGAATACCACTGAGCTTGAATCTTCATGTCTTAAATTTAAATGAGCTAGTATTCCCTACCAAATcaaacacataaacaaatatttaaaatactaTGTATGAGTTTTTGAGATGTATGAGATGTTTGAGTGTTCATCATCTTtcatagaattttttttccttaatttgTGAAACTGAAAAGTAAGTGCTCAGTGTAGAGGATGGAAAGTGTGGGATTGATGTGCCCCTGGTGCCCCTAAGGGCTGTTTGAAATTCTCCTCTGCGACACGGAGGAAACAACATTCAGTTCTGTCACCCAGGAAAAACACTCTGACATTGTTctctgtgagagacagagagggagaaaagaggGGAGAGGGGtaaaagtgtgagagagaatgaacgagagaaaaaaaaaacacataaaaggAAAAGACTACAAGCTAGACATTGTTTCCATGAGGTATTACTGAGAGCAAGAAAATGACACTCATCTCATGACACAAAGCTAGTAATGAGCCGAAGCAGATAAGAGATATGGCACGAAGAGATAAAAAGGAAAAGACAAAAGGAGACAATAAAACGGCTGACAAAGCAATGTTCACATTGACGAAATAACATGGTTGAGCCTTTCAGAAAGGGGAGAGCAGCTGAAAGCAGGAGGTCAGTAAGAAGCAGTGAGAGTGCTTGCTTTCTGGCTTAAGCAAATACAGCATGCAGCAGGACCTACTCGTATcttatgtacacacactcacacagtttgTTAACACTGTTTTACTAGAAGGGGCTTTGTTGTTTACACACAATCTGTATTTAAATACAGCATATCAAGGATAAGTGCTCACGTGTCACACgcatttttataaaattttcTTCTAGATCAAAATTCTGtaacattaataattaatagttgccattatttaaaaatagaagATTGGCACAAACAAGCCTGCTTCTAAATAATTTCCCAAATATTTGGTTCCAACACATACTTGAGGGATGTAGGTAATTCTCTGTTACTTGGTATTGTTCAGATATATGAAGGTTTATCAGTTTTAAAATgccctgttttatttttttttatctggacAAAATCCGAAACCGAAAGGTATTTAGCAAATATTTGGGTGCTTATTTTAACCTTTAACTTATATTGTTTGgagtataataaaataatgaaaactaTTTAGCTTGACTTCCATATGGACTCCCCAGCAATAAAGTAGTAAATTCCAGTGTATATAGAAATGCACAGCcataaaagacaaataaaagctgttaacttcctgtatatcctggaAGGAAAATATAGCCATACTGCAgctttgaggtttttttttctttaacaatgacataaaacataaaaggcAGAAAAACATCCCTCTTGAAGGACCAATCCAGTCCActctagtttttattatttattttttcatgccTTTGAAGCTGGGCTTAGACAGCAGGATCAAGCAGGCTACAGCGGCTCCACTCTAACCCCGGTTGAATAGTTCTGTAAAGCCCTGTGTCCCCTGCTGTGCCatgagaaaaaataaaccaagTCTCACAATCCTTCTCTTTCCATGGGGAAGCAGATCTGAGAATGGGTGCATACAGTCATGAAGAATGTTTTAAAGGAAAATGCTTTCGTCCTGTGACTGCCATATGATATAGATTCTAGGGCAAAGGTTGGTGCTGAGGGAGGATTATGCATGGTACAAGCACAAACACTAAAATGACCATAGCATACAAAATACTAATaatgtgtattgtattttttttttttaatgggagaGAACCTGATATATAGTTTGCATCACAGCCATTTTTATTAAAGCCTGGGACTAAAGTAACAAGAAATCATGagaataatttgtttttttgtttctttagaaACACAGCGCAGCATTAGGGCTTCTGAGAAATGCTTATAACCGTACTTTGTCTCTTTTACAGTTTAATAGGACACTGACTATGCATGCACAGCTCTGTATTACCAGATGTCATTATGACAAAGGTCTTTCAGTGTAAATTACTGTACTATGAACTTTAGTCACAATCTCAGTTAAGTAATAATTTATGACAGGTTTGATATGATTGCTGTCGATGCCATGGTTAGCTGATTTCCAGTATAGCTTTACTTTATTTGGTGGGAACGAATAAATGGGAACGAATCATACTTAATGAGAAACAGGCACTGCAGGCACTTTAACAGTTACACAGGAACATTTTCTGGAGAAATCAGTGTAGTTTGTAGTGCCTTCCTGaatgaataattattaatatagatACCTGGAATTTTaagtaatattaattattaaatataagttAGGGTAATTGCATTCAACAAATTCAGCACTATATAGGCAATAAATTAATCACTGGTGAAAATAAAAGTAAGTTGAGTTAAATAATTTGACTCAGCAAAATGGATGGAATTCCCATCACTGGCACAATAACTGCTGGAccaactgtaataataatactgtggTTTAATTATAAATAGGACAAAGGTGGCTGTCTACAAGATCATTTCTCTATTGCTGCAAAACGAATGACTTCATGGCTGCTCTGTAATTCAATTCTATATCCAGATGAGTTGGTCGAAATACCTACAACACAACAATCATCTACGTAGGATTATGTAGGAGTAATAAACGCCTCAGACATGTGATCTGAAGTTAGAGTTGGGGTGGCAAGGGTTAGGACTGCGGGGGCATATGCCGGTCTGCGTCACCCATGTGGATATGACCCTGAATGTCGCCGAGGGACCATGAAAAATACATCCTTATCACTTCTATACGGCTCTGCCTGGTCTTATCAGTGTGTGCAATGATGGCAGCTTCTTCAGGGCCCTGTCTTGACATCATCCAATATCCAGCCAACTGTAATGCAGGGGTGGAGTTTAGAGCTGGGGTTGGTCTACTGGACAATATAAGAACTAATGCCACCGTTACAGCGCCTTCTCGTGTAAGTGGCAGAATCTGGATTAACTGAGGCCCTGTAGAAGAGACATATTCACTGCCTTCATTGGTAAAGTTCAAGTTTAATACTATTTTAGAATCTTAAATCTTAATCTTATATTTATAGAGCTTTGATATCTTGATATagcattatttatatttgtatagatATTGTGTCTGTCTTTAAATTTCAAACtacttaaatgatattattattattattattattattattattattattattattattagacaatGACAAATGTAAGCGTATTAACTTGTCATGGTTCATGATCTGAACTGAAGGATCAGTTTAGTTAAGGAACTTGCGGCAGTTTATTGTCATAGTTTATGTCTTGTGTTCTCGCACAGTATTTACTTGAGGCACCATGAGTAAAGAGGCTGAAATGAAGGAAGTGGAGCTGAATGAGCTGGAGCAGGAGAAGCAGTCAATGAACACTGACTCGGAGAAAAATGGCTGTGTGAAAGTTAAGGTGCCGGAGGAAAAAGAGGTCAAATTCACCGGCCTAACTAAAGAAGAGCTGATGAGAGTAGCAGGCACCACAGGGTACATACTCTCGATTGTACCAGGCATCAACATTAGGCCtaaaatatgtatattcatttctctaaaaaaatacatttctattcattcatataaATTCATTCGTTTCTAAAGTGACTAAAATATAACTAAAAAATTGATGCAGATTTTGAATTAGATAAGAACTCTTGAAGAAATATATGCAGAATGTGAGCTCTGTCAGTCATTTGACTGAGCTAAAAATTGTTTCAGGAGATAATACTGCAATGTATGTGTGAGGATGGGACAAGTGATTCTTACGATGTACATCTAGTTTGACACTGACTCTCGCTGTGTTCTCAGATGGGTTCGGACTCGTTGGGTATTGTTGGTTCTGTTCTGGCTCGGCTGGGTTGGCATGCTGGCTGGGGCAGTGGTGATCATTGTTCAGGCTCCACGGTGTAAACCGATCCCTGAAATGCACTGGTGGAACGAGGGGCCACTGTACCAGATAGCTGATGTAAACAGCTTCTCTGAAGACATTAAAGGTATTGAAATAACTCTATACCTGTCCTTTTAGGTTCAACTGACATTGTATTTATTGCTAATACCTATCCAAGCTATCTTTTAGTAATAACTAAATCAATGAGTCTATCAGAATGTCCTTAAACTGAAAATACAGGAACAACATGCACTTACAGTTACAACGTAGTGCATtatgatattttataaataattctgTGAATATTTCACAGAGTTCAGTGACCCAGACTGCATAACACATTTTTAGTTTCaatgtagttactgaataatatgcTTCAACATGAGTAAATAAAGTTTGGGAAGGTTAACATGTCAAAGTATCAAAGAACAATTCATTACAATGCCTCAAGGAAACTGTTGTCATATTTTGACCATCTATACTAAATCATGTAAACGTTTTTCCACATTAGGCTTTAGTAGCTTGTTTCTGGCCTCAGTCAAAGCTATTGTAAAGTTTGCCAGTGTCTTGTGACCCTCATGCTGGAGATCACATGATGAAATTGAGAAATAGTCCACAGTCTGCTTCCCTCATCAAAAAATATTTCCTGCTCAGGGATTTTCATGTTATTTGCTTTTTTGGTAGCTCTCTGTTGCTTAACAAAAGAAATGGGTCATCACaaccacacacccacaaaaatgtatttcaacTAGATTATACACTGTGTCTATTATATTACAGacacaattatatattttatcagttctcaaccacaaaaaaaatggaatatttaatatttatgaccACACTCATAATAACTGTGGTCAATGAATAGTCATTTGAAACAAGGCTGTGGtttgttatgatgtgttgtaatgattttattcttgttttatctctttctctctctcctggcaGGAATAGAAAACAAGCTGGACAGTCTGAACCAGCTGAAAGTGAAAGGGTTGATCCTGGGCCCAATACACACTGTTCAGGCAAACCAGATGAGTACACTGAATTTGGAAGAAATTGATCCTAGTTTGGGCACCGAGGAGGACCTGGACAACCTGCTAGAAAGAGCCCACAAGAAGGGTGAGGGTCACTAAATACTCAGGATCATGATATTGTATTGAATCTCCCTGCAGAGTGAAAGCATCTAGTCACATCCATGATGTCATATGTctccaaacaaaacaacattgaatggtttcattcatacatttacaCTTCAAGGGAAACTCATGATGGTGTTACTTTacacagcactgtggtatattTACtggtttctgtgtctctctcaggtATCTCTATAGTACTGGAACTGACACCTAACTATAAGGGAAATGCAGCTTGGTTCAGCAATATTCCTGATGCCTCTATTTTTACCAAACTTACTGTAAGTCAGAAAGTCAGATAGACTACTTATAGAGTATATAACAATGAGCGAGCAATAGTTCAAATGTGGTCATACTTCACGcaatctttttcttttgctctttAAAAGGCGGCATGTGCCTACTGGCTCCAAAAAGGAGTGGACGGCTTTCTCTTTTCTGATATGAGCCAGGTTGTCAGTACTGATACATGGCAGTCCATCCAGAATGCTGTTCATTCCAACACCAGAGAAGGGACTAAAAAAAGGTAAGAGGGGCTGTAGAGACACCTTGTGGATACATTGAAGTATTTTTCcccaaagatttttttttccctaaacgCTGCTGCTAGTTCCCCCTGCTTGTATCTTGGTGTCATAGCATATCCACAATTACTCAACTCTTAGAGTAACAATAAAGGTTTACCATAAATCCAtcataggagaaaaaaaagtataggaaagaaaaacttttatttacagaAGATACTCAGTATgtccaaaacttttttttaaaatacacactTCTGCTCTGCTGTATCAATCTTctgtaagaatataaaaatatatatatgaagtcTATGATGATGATAgacataaattttttttattggccATTATGTAACAATGTAACAATCTATACCatgcttttgttcttttttagtGCTCTAATAGGTTCAGTCACCAAGCAGCCTGCAGATAATGTCAGTGTGCTGCTGGAGGGCTCCAATGT is from Hemibagrus wyckioides isolate EC202008001 linkage group LG07, SWU_Hwy_1.0, whole genome shotgun sequence and encodes:
- the zgc:103586 gene encoding zgc:103586 isoform X6, which encodes MAELVAKCLQARDMAYCPYSQFPVGAAILTSGGAIITERTAIQRAVAEGHRSFTAIAVTCDIKDSFVGPCGACRQVLMEFGSEWDIYLTKPDGSYKKTSLRELLPSAFSPAHLAKNSN
- the zgc:103586 gene encoding zgc:103586 isoform X2, with product MAVAELVAKCLQARDMAYCPYSQFPVGAAILTSGGAIITGCNVENASYGLTVCAERTAIQRAVAEGHRSFTAIAVTCDIKDSFVGPCGACRQVLMEFGSEWDIYLTKPDGSYKKTSLRELLPSAFSPAHLAKNSN
- the zgc:103586 gene encoding zgc:103586 isoform X5, with the translated sequence MAVAELVAKCLQARDMAYCPYSQFPVGAAILTSGGAIITERTAIQRAVAEGHRSFTAIAVTCDIKDSFVGPCGACRQVLMEFGSEWDIYLTKPDGSYKKTSLRELLPSAFSPAHLAKNSN
- the zgc:103586 gene encoding zgc:103586 isoform X3; the encoded protein is MAELVAKCLQARDMAYCPYSQFPVGAAILTSGGAIITGCNVENASYGLTVCAERTAIQRAVAEGHRSFTAIAVTCDIKDSFVGPCGACRQVLMEFGSEWDIYLTKPDGSYKKTSLRELLPSAFSPAHLAKNSN
- the zgc:103586 gene encoding zgc:103586 isoform X4; the encoded protein is MFTSHQVAELVAKCLQARDMAYCPYSQFPVGAAILTSGGAIITERTAIQRAVAEGHRSFTAIAVTCDIKDSFVGPCGACRQVLMEFGSEWDIYLTKPDGSYKKTSLRELLPSAFSPAHLAKNSN
- the zgc:103586 gene encoding zgc:103586 isoform X1, yielding MFTSHQVAELVAKCLQARDMAYCPYSQFPVGAAILTSGGAIITGCNVENASYGLTVCAERTAIQRAVAEGHRSFTAIAVTCDIKDSFVGPCGACRQVLMEFGSEWDIYLTKPDGSYKKTSLRELLPSAFSPAHLAKNSN
- the LOC131356864 gene encoding 4F2 cell-surface antigen heavy chain-like isoform X1, which translates into the protein MSKEAEMKEVELNELEQEKQSMNTDSEKNGCVKVKVPEEKEVKFTGLTKEELMRVAGTTGWVRTRWVLLVLFWLGWVGMLAGAVVIIVQAPRCKPIPEMHWWNEGPLYQIADVNSFSEDIKGIENKLDSLNQLKVKGLILGPIHTVQANQMSTLNLEEIDPSLGTEEDLDNLLERAHKKGISIVLELTPNYKGNAAWFSNIPDASIFTKLTAACAYWLQKGVDGFLFSDMSQVVSTDTWQSIQNAVHSNTREGTKKSALIGSVTKQPADNVSVLLEGSNVDLLLNRLPGKLSGIQVAKDMTKLYSNHSSLAWTLSKKDSDLPTRLYHMLLFTLPGTPVFISGDEVGLKERESLNGIWDLENPAEENNETAKTIRAERSAVRSFFKALSDLRGKERALLHGEYTSLHNSISSFAFLRLWDQSERFITALNWGNSPVLMTLTNSDLPAEARVRLSTDTEKLAVDSMVPLDKLQLEAKQAVLLSYPYAG